In Alteromonas sp. V450, the following proteins share a genomic window:
- a CDS encoding LacI family DNA-binding transcriptional regulator: MPTIYQVAERAGVSLSTVSRVLNGKQTVNHNLRTRVEQAISELNYKPNLSARSLAKNKTDSIGAIVPSNSSASSAKLLNAIITHLRAENKHVIVTTTTDTEESEKSAVEFLVSRNCDAILMYSEMLSDNYLTELHKTKVPVVLINRQITEICEQGCTTDNERAGYCATRHLLENGHQNIAFLSGQKHNNSVIRQLAGYEKALKEAGLVISSSLMKEGEYSAEAGYSGLLDLLACDVGFSAVICSNDVIASGVLSCARELGMNLPSDFSVMSINDTGLANHLYPRLTSVDTCIDKTANWAFSHIMNCVYGQDYNVQCGSELTIVMRDSTVPYMP; this comes from the coding sequence GTGCCTACCATTTATCAAGTTGCTGAACGCGCAGGCGTTTCTCTCTCTACAGTGAGTCGTGTATTAAATGGCAAACAAACTGTAAACCATAATTTGAGAACACGGGTTGAACAAGCAATCTCTGAGTTAAATTATAAGCCAAATTTATCCGCTCGTTCTCTGGCTAAAAACAAAACCGACAGCATTGGTGCCATTGTTCCTAGTAATAGCTCTGCATCGTCTGCCAAGCTTTTAAACGCCATAATCACCCATCTTCGTGCCGAAAATAAACACGTCATTGTGACAACAACCACTGATACTGAAGAATCAGAAAAGTCTGCTGTAGAGTTTTTAGTTTCTCGTAATTGTGACGCAATACTCATGTATTCGGAAATGCTTTCAGATAACTATTTGACAGAGCTTCACAAAACTAAGGTGCCAGTTGTACTGATTAATCGGCAAATAACTGAAATTTGCGAGCAAGGTTGTACCACAGATAATGAAAGGGCAGGCTATTGTGCAACTCGTCATTTATTAGAAAATGGTCATCAGAACATCGCTTTCCTTTCTGGTCAAAAACATAATAATTCAGTAATCCGACAGTTAGCTGGGTACGAAAAAGCGCTCAAAGAAGCGGGGTTAGTCATCTCCTCATCGTTAATGAAAGAGGGCGAGTATTCAGCGGAAGCTGGGTATTCAGGCCTGTTAGATTTATTAGCATGCGACGTTGGTTTTTCTGCTGTTATTTGCAGTAATGACGTTATTGCCTCGGGGGTACTGAGCTGCGCTAGAGAGTTAGGAATGAACCTTCCTTCTGATTTTTCAGTGATGAGTATTAATGATACGGGCTTGGCTAATCATCTTTACCCCCGACTAACCTCTGTAGATACATGCATAGATAAGACAGCTAATTGGGCTTTTAGTCATATAATGAACTGTGTTTATGGGCAAGACTATAATGTACAGTGTGGTAGCGAACTAACGATAGTAATGCGCGACTCTACCGTACCTTACATGCCGTGA
- a CDS encoding nuclear transport factor 2 family protein: MKYLAAFFLVMLSVTNVQATEKDNINRVLDSLHENASLAKFEEYFNLYSDDAVFIGTDASEIWTIGEFKKYAKPYFDNGNGWTYNPRNRHIYFSPNQNVAWFDELLDNEKLGETRGTGVLVRYENEWKVSQYHLTIPIPNALASGIAEKIQAHKNKTPH, from the coding sequence GTGAAATATTTAGCCGCGTTCTTTTTAGTGATGCTATCGGTAACGAATGTGCAGGCGACAGAAAAAGACAATATCAACAGAGTTCTTGATAGCCTGCATGAAAATGCTTCGCTGGCTAAGTTCGAGGAATATTTTAATCTTTACAGTGATGATGCTGTTTTTATTGGCACAGACGCTTCTGAAATTTGGACAATAGGTGAATTTAAAAAGTACGCAAAGCCTTATTTCGACAATGGCAACGGGTGGACCTATAACCCTAGAAACAGGCATATTTATTTTTCACCAAACCAGAACGTTGCATGGTTTGACGAACTTCTAGACAATGAAAAGCTTGGAGAAACAAGAGGTACGGGCGTATTAGTAAGATACGAGAACGAGTGGAAGGTGAGCCAATATCACCTAACAATTCCCATTCCCAATGCGCTCGCCAGCGGCATAGCTGAAAAAATTCAAGCCCACAAAAACAAAACGCCTCATTAA
- a CDS encoding OmpA family protein, whose translation MKKTLAVSLIAASLTVAGCANDPNNTQKGAAIGAVVGALLGKATGDNDKSRYAWGAAVGAIAGGAIGGYMDKQEEALRSELSDTGVQIVREGDNLRLIMPGDITFATDSSSISPNFNPVLQDVAKVVNNYEKTVLMIKGHTDDTGSEQYNQSLSERRAGAVKNLLINYSVNPTRITTVGMGEYAPKVPNNSAANRSMNRRVEMEIQPLTQSNS comes from the coding sequence ATGAAAAAAACTCTCGCTGTAAGTCTTATCGCTGCATCATTAACGGTCGCTGGGTGTGCTAACGATCCCAATAATACGCAAAAAGGGGCAGCTATTGGCGCTGTAGTAGGAGCGCTATTAGGTAAAGCAACAGGTGATAACGATAAGAGCCGTTATGCCTGGGGTGCTGCCGTAGGGGCCATTGCCGGTGGTGCAATTGGTGGCTACATGGATAAACAAGAAGAAGCGCTAAGAAGTGAACTTTCTGATACCGGTGTGCAAATTGTTCGTGAAGGGGACAACCTTCGACTTATCATGCCAGGAGACATCACATTTGCTACCGACAGCTCAAGCATAAGTCCAAACTTTAACCCTGTTTTGCAAGATGTAGCGAAAGTAGTGAACAACTATGAAAAAACAGTATTAATGATCAAGGGGCATACTGACGATACCGGCTCTGAACAATATAACCAGTCGTTGTCAGAACGACGAGCCGGTGCTGTGAAGAACTTGCTAATTAACTATTCGGTGAATCCGACTCGAATTACGACTGTAGGTATGGGTGAGTACGCGCCAAAGGTACCTAATAATAGTGCTGCTAATCGTTCTATGAACCGTCGTGTAGAGATGGAGATCCAACCTCTTACCCAGTCAAACAGCTAA
- a CDS encoding HD-GYP domain-containing protein, with amino-acid sequence MLKKISIDQLKPGMFVHQILEQKGSLTVKSQGRVTSQELVEALKKRGVKTVAIDTDKAFSVGQDGENSPAQSIVESEPEQSNKPPKVSLDAELRRASLLHEQGKSIQKLLLENVKKETPFDASIPKAFSNKLVESVDRNPDALLCLTKIREKDDYLLEHSLNVAILLANFGSFLGMSESEVQDLSYAGFLHDLGKIKIPDEILHKPGRLTESEMDIMKGHVKHGVDYLKETDIALPLIQAISEHHERLDGLGYPAGTKGENISRAGRMLAIADMYDALTADRVYKPGMSSQKAFSILMSDAPSRLDQSLVQQFIKCLGVYPVGSLVLLSNERLAMVIEQRTSPLTPLVKVFYSVRNSHYLTPKDIDLSVDKSVTVERAVIASDYKIDVNAFFERSVSIG; translated from the coding sequence ATGTTAAAAAAAATTAGTATTGACCAGTTAAAACCAGGCATGTTTGTTCATCAAATTCTTGAACAAAAAGGTTCACTGACGGTAAAAAGTCAAGGTCGCGTTACTTCCCAGGAATTAGTTGAAGCGCTAAAGAAGCGCGGTGTAAAAACAGTTGCTATAGATACTGATAAAGCCTTCTCTGTTGGTCAGGACGGCGAGAACAGCCCAGCCCAGTCGATTGTGGAGAGTGAGCCTGAGCAGTCAAATAAACCACCAAAGGTATCGTTAGACGCCGAGCTTAGACGCGCTTCTTTACTGCATGAACAAGGAAAATCCATTCAAAAGCTATTGCTAGAGAATGTAAAGAAAGAAACGCCGTTTGATGCGAGCATACCCAAAGCGTTTTCCAACAAGTTAGTCGAGTCAGTCGATAGAAATCCTGATGCCCTACTTTGCTTAACAAAAATTCGAGAAAAAGACGATTATTTGCTCGAACATTCCCTCAACGTTGCAATACTGCTGGCCAACTTCGGAAGTTTCTTAGGTATGTCTGAATCTGAGGTGCAAGATCTTTCTTACGCAGGCTTTCTTCATGATCTAGGCAAGATTAAAATCCCTGATGAGATTTTGCATAAGCCGGGGCGACTTACAGAAAGTGAGATGGACATTATGAAGGGCCATGTAAAGCATGGCGTGGATTATCTGAAAGAAACGGATATTGCTTTACCCTTAATTCAGGCTATAAGTGAGCACCATGAGCGTCTGGATGGTTTAGGCTATCCTGCAGGTACAAAAGGTGAAAACATTAGTCGCGCGGGCAGAATGCTTGCAATTGCAGATATGTATGATGCACTTACTGCAGATAGGGTGTACAAACCAGGGATGTCGAGTCAGAAAGCTTTTTCAATTTTAATGAGTGATGCCCCCTCTCGTTTAGATCAATCACTTGTTCAGCAATTTATCAAATGCCTTGGTGTGTATCCTGTTGGAAGTCTCGTACTACTCTCTAACGAACGACTTGCAATGGTAATTGAACAACGCACTTCCCCGCTCACTCCTTTGGTGAAGGTTTTCTACTCGGTGCGAAATAGTCATTATCTTACTCCGAAAGATATTGACCTCTCGGTGGATAAGTCGGTTACCGTAGAACGTGCAGTTATCGCCTCTGACTATAAGATTGATGTAAATGCGTTCTTTGAACGTTCAGTATCAATTGGCTGA
- a CDS encoding MGMT family protein produces the protein MCNDAILFRVKKTLSIVPVGNVVSYGQLADLSGLPGRARLMGKALRGLEDCPWHRVVRASGHIAFPAGSEMAQAQCALLLEEGVMVKNGRINMKEYGWKPDLHTILAKLEY, from the coding sequence ATGTGTAACGATGCAATATTATTTCGGGTGAAGAAAACCCTATCTATAGTTCCCGTTGGTAATGTGGTTAGCTATGGTCAACTCGCTGACTTGAGCGGTTTGCCAGGTAGAGCTAGGCTCATGGGCAAAGCGCTTCGAGGTCTTGAGGACTGTCCTTGGCATCGTGTAGTACGTGCTAGTGGTCACATTGCGTTTCCTGCGGGCTCAGAAATGGCGCAAGCGCAATGCGCGCTGCTTCTAGAGGAAGGGGTTATGGTTAAAAATGGTCGAATTAATATGAAGGAATACGGTTGGAAACCAGATTTACACACTATACTTGCTAAGTTAGAGTATTAG